In Pleuronectes platessa chromosome 5, fPlePla1.1, whole genome shotgun sequence, a single genomic region encodes these proteins:
- the LOC128440016 gene encoding B-cell receptor CD22, whose translation MSVTAAASGFVALLLTVTVVQCENGWDVSYTSTEICAIRGSTVDINCTYTYPSTVNNHDTTVQETFWFIKESNGIHVDLRTDPEYSGRVENLCGNNKCTLRISNLRESDSAVYKFRFTTNQPTGSLTGSAGVTLSVTDLHVQVRASVKDELFNIAKLRCQSSCRLPDHLNYVWYKNQQKVNEEGASYTGYFHRSDRVSCAVKGLEDFRSPLILVKSQNGWGVSYTSTEICAFRGSTVDITCTYTYPSRWNHLETTVQETFWFIKESNWIHVDLRTDPEYSGRVENLCGNNKCTLRISNLRESDSALYKFRFTTNQPGGSLTGSAGVTLNVTDPKLQVHVRRSTANPSSTWTELTCHSRCQLPDHLSYVWYNNNKPVGRKKYFHLRHFNPEDSYHCVIEGQERFPSPALYAPKPPSVSVSPSGEIMEGSSVTLTCSSDANPAAKYTWYKRSGDKQVQRLSEETQFVLSSIRSSDSGEFYCTAENELGRSSANIFMTVRYAPKPPSVSVSPSGEIIEGSSVTLTCSSDANPAAHYTWYKENRALLQGPEGIYRLSSISSGDSGVYSCKSENQYGWINSTSLHLDVQYAPKPPSVLVTSSGEIMEGSSVTLTCSSDANPAANYTWYKEDEDSPTASGQIFTITNITAEHGGKYQCEAQNTHGRSKATLHVTVGAEKSVIIMNTIRYTLVVVLVPVLVWTLWTRMKKTLSLKSKVNEAVEMIELDNCPEYENNAAAAQTEDTEEQEDLV comes from the exons atgagtgtaactgcagcagcgaGTGGATTTGTTGCCCTTCtgctcactgtgacag tggtacagtgtgagaatggctgggatgtgagttacacttctactgagatctgtgccatcagaggatcaacagtggacattaactgtacctacacatacccatccacagttaataaccatgatactacagttcaggaaactttctggttcattaaagagagtaatgggattcatgttgatctaaggactgatccagagtattcaggtcgtgtggagaatctctgtggaaacaacaagtgcactctgagaatctctaacctgagagagagcgactcagctgtgtacaagttcaggttcacaacaaaccaacctactgggagtttaactggttcggctggagtcactctgtctgtcactg atttgcatgtgcaggtgagagCATCAGTGAAGGATGAATTATTTAACATTGCAAagctcaggtgtcagagcagttgtcgtcttcctgatcatctgaactacgtctggtacaagaatcaacagaaggtgaatgaggaaggagcATCTTATACAGGTTATTTTCATCGTTCAGacagagtttcctgtgctgttaaaggactCGAGGATTTCCGCTCTCCTTTAATCT tggtgaaGAGTCAGAATGGCTGgggtgtgagttacacttctactgagatctgtgccttcagaggatcaacagtggacattacctgtacctacacatacccatccaggtGGAATCACCTTGagactacagttcaggaaactttctggttcattaaagagagtaattggattcacgttgatctaaggactgatccggagtattcaggtcgtgtggagaatctctgtggaaacaacaagtgcactctgagaatctctaacctgagagagagcgactcagctttGTACAAGTTccggttcacaacaaaccaacctggagggagtttaactggttcagctggagtcactctgaatgtcacag accctaagctccaggtacatgtgaggagatcaacagccaatccatcttctacctggacagagctgacctgtcacagcaggtgtcagctccctgatcatctttcctacgtttggtacaataacaataaacctgttggacgaaaaaaatactttcacctaCGACACTTTAATCCTgaagacagctatcactgtgttatagaaggacaggagcgtttcccttctcctgcattgt atgctccaaagcctccctctgtgtcagtgagtccctctggtgagatcatggagggcagctcagtgactctgacctgcagcagtgatgctaacccagcagctaaatacacctggtacaagagaAGTGGAGATAAACAAGTTCAACGTCTCAGTGAAGAGACACAATTTGTCCTCAGCTCCATACGGTCGTCAGACTCTGGAGAGTTTTActgcacagctgagaatgagCTGGGAAGGAGTTCAGCAAACATCTTTATGACTGTGAGat acgctccaaagcctccctctgtgtcagtgagtccctctggtgagatcatagagggcagctcggtgactctgacctgcagcagtgatgctaacccagcagctcactacacctggtacaaggagaaccGAGCTCTGCTTCAAGGACCAGAGGGCATTTatcgtctctcctccatcagctctggggacagcggggtctactcctgcaagtctgagaatcagtacggatggatcaactccacgtctctacacttagacgtccagt acgctccaaagcctccctctgtgttagTGACttcctctggtgagatcatggagggcagctcggtgactctgacctgcagcagtgatgctaacccagcagctaactacacctggtacaaggaggacgaggactcaccaacagcatcaggacaaatcttcaccatcactaatatcacagctgaacatggtggaaagtatcagtgtgaggcccagaacacacatggACGTAGTAAGGCCACCTTACATgtgactgttggagcag AGAAGTCAGTGATAATCATGAATACCATCAGGTACACTCTGGTGGTcgtgctggttccagtgcttgtctggactctgtggacgag